One window of the Colletotrichum destructivum chromosome 4, complete sequence genome contains the following:
- a CDS encoding Putative glyceraldehyde 3-phosphate dehydrogenase, NAD(P) binding domain-containing protein translates to MAPIKVGINGFGRIGRIVFRNAVEHPDVEIVAVNDPFIETKYAAYMLKYDSTHGIFNGDIKQDGNDLVINGKKVKFYTERDPAAIPWKDTGADYVVESTGVFTTIDKAKAHLQGGAKKVIISAPSADAPMYVMGVNEKTYDGSADVISNASCTTNCLAPLAKVINDKYTIIEGLMTTVHSYTATQKTVDGPSAKDWRGGRTAAQNIIPSSTGAAKAVGKVIPELNGKLTGMSMRVPTANVSVVDLTARIEKGASYDEIKQTIKEAAEGPLKGVLAYTEDDVVSTDMIGNPNSSIFDAKAGISLNDNFVKLVSWYDNEWGYSRRVLDLLAHVAKVDASK, encoded by the exons ATGGCTCCCATCAAGGTCGGCATCAACGGCTTCGGTCGTATCGGTCGCATTGTCTTCCGCAACGCTGTCGAGCACCCCGACGTTGAGATCGTCGCTGTCAACGACCCCTTCATTGAGACCAAGTACGCT GCCTACATGCTCAAGTACGACTCCACCCACGGCATCTTCAACGGCGACATCAAGCAGGATGGCAACGACCTTGTCATCAACGGCAAGAAGGTTAAGTTCTACACTGAGCGTGACCCCGCTGCCATTCCCTGGAAggacaccggcgccgactaCGTCGTCGAGTCCACTGGTgtcttcaccaccatcgacAAGGCGAAGGCTCATCTCCAGGGCGGTGCCAAGAAGGTCATCATCTCTGCTCCCTCCGCCGATGCCCCCATGTACGTGATGGGTGTCAACGAGAAGACGTacgacggcagcgccgaCGTTATCTCCAACGCTTCTTGCACCACCAACTGCCTGGCTCCCCTCGCCAAGGTCATCAACGACAAGTACACCATCATTGAGGGTCTCATGACCACTGTCCACTCCTACACTGCCACCCAGAAGACCGTTGACGGTCCTTCCGCCAAGGACTGGCGTGGTGGCCGCACCGCTGCTCAGAACATCATTCCCAGCAGCACCGGTGCCGCCAAGGCTGTCGGCAAGGTCATTCCTGAGCTCAACGGCAAGCTCACCGGCATGTCCATGCGTGTGCCTACTGCCAACGTCTCCGTCGTTGACCTGACTGCCCGCATCGAAAAGGGTGCCAGCTACGACGAGATCAAGCAGACCATCAAGGAGGCCGCTGAGGGTCCCCTGAAGG GCGTCTTGGCCTacaccgaggacgacgtcgttTCCACCGACATGATCGGCAACCCCAACTCCTCCATCTTCGATGCCAAGGCCGGTATCTCCCTGAACGACAACTTCGTCAAGCTTGTCTCCTGGTACGACAACGAGTGGGGTTACTCCCGCCGTGTCCTCGACCTTCTTGCCCACGTTGCCAAGGTTGATGCCTCCAAATAA